From the genome of Suricata suricatta isolate VVHF042 chromosome 3, meerkat_22Aug2017_6uvM2_HiC, whole genome shotgun sequence, one region includes:
- the CAPN10 gene encoding calpain-10: MRPPSRELFRDADFPASDSSLFSSFSTPLAQFREDITWRRPQELCAAPRLFADDPQEGQVKQGLLGDCWLLCACAALQKSQHLLEQVIPPGQPGWRDPAYRGSFTCRVWQFGRWVEVTIDDRLPCLAGRLCFSRCQREDVFWLPLLEKVYAKVYGSYECLWAGQVADALVDLTGGLAERWSLKDEARTGGRQDGPGGSEHRTCRRLLRLKDRCLISCSVLSPRAGARESGEFHAFIVSDVRELRGRAGQGLLLLRIRNPWGRRCWRGPWREGGEGWSLVDPADEAALLSQLREGEFWVEEAEFLQEFDEVTVGFPVTEAGHLQSLYSEKELCHTQELPGAWVKGQSAGGCRNNSGFPSNPKFWLRVSEPSEVYVAVLQRPRVCTAGRAGRTRAPVTGDRAPWGPARLLSKDYQAVGLHIWKVEKRRVSLPRVLSSPPVAGTVCHAYAREVHLRCELSPGYYLAVPSTFLKDVPGHFLLRVFSSGRVSLSAVKTAAPSAASGEAQPAGEWETVQLRGSWRAGRTAGGSRNFASYPCNPCFPLAVPEGAGPRCIRITLRQHCRDSECHPIGFHVFQVPDGGSLGAAQLLLQDPLLSCVPHCHTQEVSRLCHLSAGTYRIVPSTYLPDTEGAFTVTIATRIDRRSIHSQERLGQLLQEASFMAVMKT; the protein is encoded by the exons ATGCGGCCGCCGTCCAGGGAGCTCTTCCGAGACGCCGACTTCCCCGCCTCGGACTCCTCACTGTTCTCCAGCTTCTCCACGCCGCTGGCCCAGTTCCGGGAGGACATCACGTGGAGGAGGCCCCAG gagctctgtgccGCACCCCGGCTGTTTGCAGATGACCCGCAGGAAGGACAGGTGAAGCAAGGCCTGCTGGGGGACTGCTGGCTGCTGTGTGCCTGCGCCGCCCTGCAGAAGAGCCAGCACCTCCTGGAGCAG GTCATCCCTCCAGGACAGCCGGGCTGGCGCGACCCCGCGTACCGCGGCTCCTTCACCTGTCGAGTTTGGCAGTTTGGACGCTGGGTGGAGGTGACCATAGATGACCGTCTGCCTTGTCTTGCAGGGAGACTCTGCTTCTCCCGGTGCCAGAGAGAGGATGTGTTCTGGCTTCCCTTGCTGGAGAAGGTCTATGCCAA GGTCTATGGGTCCTATGAGTGCCTGTGGGCGGGGCAGGTGGCGGATGCCCTGGTGGACCTCACTGGCGGCCTGGCGGAGCGGTGGAGCCTGAAGGACGAGGCGAGAACCGGCGGCCGACAGGACGGGCCCGGCGGCTCGGAGCACAGGACTTGCCGGCGGCTGCTCCGCCTCAAGGACCGCTGTCTGATAAGCTGCTCGGTGCTCAGCCCCAGAGCCG GTGCCAGGGAGTCGGGCGAGTTTCACGCCTTCATCGTGTCGGACGTGCGAGAGCTCCGGGGGCGGGCTGGCCAGGGCCTCCTGCTGCTGCGCATTCGGAACCCCTGGGGCCGGCGGTGCTGGCGGGGGCCCTGGAGAGAGGG GGGCGAGGGCTGGAGCCTGGTGGACCCGGCGGACGAGGCTGCGCTGCTGTCCCAGCTGCGGGAAGGCGAGTTCTGGGTGGAGGAGGCCGAGTTCCTGCAGGAGTTTGACGAGGTCACTGTGGGCTTCCCGGTCACGGAGGCCGGCCACCTGCAGAGCCTCTACTCAG AAAAGGAGCTGTGCCACACCCAGGAGCTGCCCGGGGCCTGGGTCAAGGGCCAGTCGGCGGGAGGCTGTCGGAACAACAGTGGCTTTCCCAGCAACCCCAAATTTTGGCTGCGGGTCTCGGAGCCCAGTGAGGTGTATGTCGCCGTCCTGCAGAGACCCAGGGTGTGCACCGCGGGCCGGGCAGGCCGGACTCGGGCACCGGTGACAGGCGACCGCGCCCCGTGGGGCCCGGCCCGCCTCCTGAGCAAGGACTACCAGGCTGTGGGCCTGCACATCTGGAAG GTGGAGAAGCGGCGGGTCAGCCTGCCCAGAGTCCTGTCCTCGCCCCCCGTGGCTGGTACTGTGTGCCATGCCTACGCCCGGGAGGTGCACCTGCGCTGTGAGCTCAGCCCCGGCTACTACCTGGCCGTCCCCAGCACCTTCCTGAAGGACGTGCCAGGGCACTTTCTGCTCCGGGTCTTCTCCAGCGGGAGGGTCTCCCTCAG cGCCGTCAAGACAGCGGCCCCGAGCGCCGCCTCCGGGGAGGCCCAGCCGGCAGGGGAGTGGGAGACCGTGCAGCTGCGGGGCTCCTGGAGGGCCGGCCGCACGGCGGGGGGCAGCAGGAACTTCGCCTCCTACCCTTGCAACCCCTGCTTTCCGCTCGCGGTCCCCGAGGGCGCGGGCCCCCGCTGCATCCGGATCACCTTGCGCCAGCACTGCCGGGACAGTGAGTGCCACCCCATCGGCTTCCACGTCTTCCAG GTTCCGGATGGTGGGAGCCTGGGCGCGGCCCAGCTGCTGCTCCAGGACCCCCTGCTGAGCTGTGTGCCGCACTGCCACACCCAGGAGGTGAGCCGGCTCTGCCACCTGTCGGCGGGGACCTACAGGATTGTGCCCTCCACCTACCTGCCAGACACAGAAGGGGCCTTCACGGTGACCATCGCCACCAGAATAGACAG GCGCTCCATTCACAGCCAGGAAAGGCTGGGGCAGCTCCTCCAGGAG GCCTCCTTCATGGCGGTTATGAAGACCTAA